The region GCAGGCGACGCGGAACTTGCTGTGGGGGCTCGAGGAACACGACCTGACCGATACGCACTTCGTCGAGACGACGACGACCGGCGTCTACGGCGCTCCCGAGTTCCCGATCCCCGAAGGCGGCGCCGTCATGGAGAATCAAGACGGCCGCGACGAGGTCCCCTTCCCCGCGATGGCCGGCTCGTGGTACCACCTCACTAAGAGCCACGACGCCGCGAACATGCGCCTGGCGCACAAGCAGTTCGACATTCCGATCTCCGACGTCCGGACGGCGATCACCTACGGAACCGAAACCGAGGAGACCGCGGTCGATCGCCGCCTCTCGACTCGCTTCGACTTCGACTACTACTTCGGCGTCGTCGCACACCGGTTCTGCGCCCAGGCCGTCGCCGGCTACCCGATGACCGTCTACGGGCGGGGCGAGCAGCGCAAACCCTTCATCGCGCTCGAGGACGCGGTCGAAGGCCTGGCCCGCCTGGCGCTGTCCGATCCCGACGCGCGACCCGACGACCACACCGTCTACAACCAGGTGACGCGGGCGATCAGCATCGTCGAGATGGCGGAGACGATCGCGGACGTCGCCGGCGAATTCGATCTCGACGTCGACGTCGAACACTTCGAGAACCCGCGCGACGAGGACGAGACCCACAAGATGGAGATCGAATACGACCGCTACGAGACCCTCATCGACGGCCAGTCCACGACCTTCGAGGAGGGCGTCCGATCGATCCTCGGCAGGCTCCTCGAGCACGAAGACACGATCGTCGCTCACGAGGACCGGTTCCTCCCGGGCGTCCTGGCCGAGGACTGATCCATGCGGATACTCGTTACCGGCGGCTGCGGCTACATCGGGAGCGTGCTCGTCCCGCAACTCCTCGACGACGAGGCCG is a window of Natrinema salifodinae DNA encoding:
- a CDS encoding NAD-dependent epimerase/dehydratase family protein, giving the protein MTIAITGGDGYLGWPTALRIADRTDERVVLVDNLARREWVESVGSTSGLPIASIDERLAAARDVHGLRNLSFVEGDLTDKDFVETLLSVHEPETIVHTAAQPSAPYSQIDGERANFTQHNNMQATRNLLWGLEEHDLTDTHFVETTTTGVYGAPEFPIPEGGAVMENQDGRDEVPFPAMAGSWYHLTKSHDAANMRLAHKQFDIPISDVRTAITYGTETEETAVDRRLSTRFDFDYYFGVVAHRFCAQAVAGYPMTVYGRGEQRKPFIALEDAVEGLARLALSDPDARPDDHTVYNQVTRAISIVEMAETIADVAGEFDLDVDVEHFENPRDEDETHKMEIEYDRYETLIDGQSTTFEEGVRSILGRLLEHEDTIVAHEDRFLPGVLAED